Genomic DNA from Garra rufa chromosome 22, GarRuf1.0, whole genome shotgun sequence:
cagaattgaaagaaagaaataatgttAAGAATTGGATATGAAGCCTATAAAAAACATTCTCAATGTATTTCAtaacacttcagaatgttattcttattaattgagggtcattttttaggattttttgctcAAGCAAaatctctgagaacctgacacattgcacttctggagactcaaggtaggttgcagttctggaaaacggtggcgctagagactaaatggttcctgatggtttttTCATATCCAATTCTTAACAttatttcttactttttttgcaattaacatgcatcttttctcctccacctgttttttctgaaaatgcaGATGCAacgagcgtttttctgtccggtggacATGCCTTAACTTtaaattccagtattgcattagcattgcatccttctcatgggcatttaatagtttttgacattttagtctgaggtaaatctcttttttggctcattttatctgtaaaaaaatgtgcctaataattctgcacacctgaatataaggatctttgcacttccagccttcatggacaattatatatcacttataaataattaaatacaaaatgaatagtagttaagattgatgtggtttggaattggtcaaatggaaaaaatatgaccacaatatcaatgtgcctaataattacgCACACAGTTTATTTCTAATGCAACACTTCTGCTTAGTGATCTTCAGAACCGTCTTGAATGGTCTGGTGTTGTCTAATAATTAAAGCAGTAGGAAGGCCTTTGAAATGTAATCAACATTAATCCTGTGATGTATCTAACTCACAGGTCACTCTTGTACTCCTAGACCAGGAGTGTCAATTTAGTTTCTCGAGGGCCTCTGTCACGCAGAACTtcactccaaccctaattaaacacatccATAAATACATCCTTAAACGTTCAATATTTCTACAGGTGCTGGGAAAGGCTTATGCCGTATTAGCTGACAAGGACCAAAGGGCAGTCTATGATGAACAGGGAATAGTGGACGAAGAGTCTGACACCCTTGATCAAGATCGCAATTGGGAGGAGCACTGGAGAAGATTGTTTCCCAAGGTATTTTTTTCTACCATGTCTTGTTTAATGTTGGTTTTTCCAAAGGCAGTTGTTAAAATAACAATTATCTGCTATAGATCACATTGCAAGACATCTTGGACTTTGAGAAGCAGTATAAAGGCTCTGATGAAGAGGTAGAAGACTTGAAGAGACTGTACCTACAACATGAAGGTGACATGGATCTGATCATGGAGTCTGCGCTGTGCTGCTCTCATGAAGATGAGCCACGCGTCAAAGACATGCTACAGAAAGCCATTGATGCTGAAGAGGTGCCAGCCTACGAAGCCTTCACTCATGAGAGTACCAAAAAGAAGAACACCCGCAAAAGAAAGGTGCTGATTTACTTCCACAGTTTTGCTGAAATAAATCCTTGTTTAAAGGAGAGAGTAGagatttcctggtaatttactcacccacttgtcatccaagatgttcatgtatttcttcagtcaaaaagaaacaaTGGTTTAggaaaaaaagcatttttctctatatagttgaAGGACAAGTtacaatgcagctttaaagggctctacatgatccgaGCCGAGgaatatgggtcttatctagcgaaacaagcagtcattttctgaaaaaaattaaaataaaacacgaaacagtttaaatatttttttaaccacaaaagcttGTCTTGCAGTAGCTCGACTTCACACATAGTCAAACTCCCTTTATAAAAacggtaaaacaacaatgttggatgattttgaagttggaggagaaaatcagagccagtttttttttttttttttaccgtaccctacctttttgaaccagagtacacaatgaagaactaaccatgcatgacCTTTTCAGCATGATTAAAAAATGCATGAAGTCATGGAttcagagctagtgcaagatgagcatttgtggttaaaaagtatatactttttgtttttctttttgattaCCAATCATTTCCAAtcaacccttattcctcagcttggAATGGATCATGTATAGCCCATATAAGCTGCAATTTAAGccttgatccccattgaagtccactgtatagagaaaaatcctggaatgttttccctaaaaaccttaatttctttttgactgaagaaataaagacatgaacatcttggatgacatggggtgagtaaattatcaggaactttttattctggaaatgaactaatcctttaagatttAAGCATTTTTGGTTCATTATTCTTACTTCCCAGGCGGATAAAGAGCGTAAGGAGGCAGAAGAAATGCAGAAGGAGATGGGCTTGAACAGTGAGGACAGCCTGGTAGCTATgatacaggtaaaaaaaaaaaaacatcaagatGCAACAAGCTGCATTAATTTGCCAAATGtctattctatttgaatatatttgaaaatgtaatttgttcctgtgatggcaaagcttcaGAAGCTATTACTACAGGACCATTTGGATGGGATTAGATTTTGAAATGACATTTTTAGTCAGTTATTAGTGTAGTTTATATTTGACAAATGACCTATAATAACATCTAGTTTCTATCAGAAATCAGTATATAACCATGTGAAAATTTGAGTAATAGATTTTCTGAAATAAAAGGGGTTAGGCTCATCAAAATGTGTATTATATAGGCCTATTTTGTTTCataattaggggttcaagcacattTACCTATTGTAATTGTTCGAATGGCCAAGTATCaacaatctccacgtaaaactgatcgagCAGACCAAACCACCAGTCAAAGAGATTTGAAAaatggagggatggtagtactcacactgcctaCAACTTCACAAAGGATTGCCCCAGTCGGCCTGACAGGGgtactacagcgatcaaaagtatgaaatcaatCATACTTAATGTTCGAACTCTTAAATCGTCAGTCTCaggcttaaagggatggttcggagtagaattgacttcattgctatgcactccgaagcccatgtaaataccccatccaaagttttttttaccttagtcgaacatttatgaagatattagagtttttcgaattgcttgttaaaggagtgaatggtacatgtaatgtatctcgtaaattgcaccactaaacgtgcaagtaatcttaccaaacttgtgcagtagtgtaaataggttatgtactcacaaaacgctgcatcggaacatttgtaagtccaccatgagtgttttaaaatcacgttttagccgatccctattagtctcaaaaactacaaatggcgacacgtcgacgtcacttccctggtttgaaaaaagcacgtaaaagtcctcctacaagttgacatgcagacagatgtagtaggaggacttttacgtgcttttttcaaaccagggaagcgacgttgacttgtagtttctgagactagtagttctcgggtaaaacgtgtttttaaaacactcatggtggacttacaaatgttctgatgcagcgttttgtgagtacataacctatttacactactgtacaagtttggtaagattacttgcacgtttagtggtgcaatttacgagatacatcacatgtaccattcactcctgtaacaagcaattcgaaaaactctatcttcataaatgttcgactaaggtaaaaaaaacttcggatggggtatttagatgggcttcggagtgcatagcaatgaagtcaattctactccgaaccatccctttaagtgtcTTGTATCATTGAAATCCTTGGTTGACACCGGACAAAATGCATGCCTCTGGAATTTTttggtattttgcattttttaaagaattttttcacatttctttctcccgattggaaccaaaccagtgcagaaagattctctggagagtgaatatcaataattatcaaaaagtcTTGAACTTTCGGCCCTCCATCACAAACGGATgccaaaatgtttgaaaggggcagAGCTGCACTTACTAAAACAGCTGTAGCTTTTAAATGGAATGAAATATCTTCGGCAATCTCACAATGCATACaaaagagctgaatctgagttcacatgagggcaaaaaaacaaaaactaccttaaagtccccctgaaatcaaaattaaagttttttggcttttagtatgaatatattagccttaaggttatatataagctagtgtgctgcaaaacaaagacaaaattcgcgtttacaagatatgggcattcaaaacttacagtctcatcacttccgccaatatgaatca
This window encodes:
- the dnajc9 gene encoding dnaJ homolog subfamily C member 9, with product MGLLEQCEELFKTSNLYEVLGVAKEASDSEIRRGYYKVSLQVHPDRAPGDELATTKFQVLGKAYAVLADKDQRAVYDEQGIVDEESDTLDQDRNWEEHWRRLFPKITLQDILDFEKQYKGSDEEVEDLKRLYLQHEGDMDLIMESALCCSHEDEPRVKDMLQKAIDAEEVPAYEAFTHESTKKKNTRKRKADKERKEAEEMQKEMGLNSEDSLVAMIQQRQKSKEKGFNSLIADLEAKYCKKPAAGKKGKKK